A genomic segment from Candidatus Korarchaeum sp. encodes:
- a CDS encoding S-adenosylmethionine decarboxylase — protein MERAFEYHVIGELFGINRDLLEDIGFVESALIESVMNSGLALFDIITMRKPNCGVLSIAIIGESHAAVHTWPESGSLTVSISSCKDSISTWRVFWELKRIFGAIDHKAIELRSGILLLERVKKGLLEAIA, from the coding sequence ATGGAGAGGGCCTTCGAATACCATGTGATAGGTGAGCTGTTCGGCATCAACAGGGATCTACTCGAGGATATCGGTTTCGTAGAGAGCGCGTTGATAGAGTCCGTCATGAACTCCGGACTCGCGTTATTCGATATAATAACGATGCGGAAACCTAACTGCGGGGTCTTGAGCATCGCGATAATAGGAGAATCTCACGCCGCCGTTCACACATGGCCGGAATCAGGAAGTTTAACTGTATCGATCTCCTCGTGTAAGGACTCTATTAGCACTTGGAGGGTCTTCTGGGAGCTCAAGAGGATATTCGGAGCTATCGATCACAAGGCAATTGAGTTGAGGAGCGGGATCCTCTTATTGGAGAGAGTGAAGAAGGGTTTGCTAGAGGCTATTGCCTGA
- the cas6 gene encoding CRISPR-associated endoribonuclease Cas6 has translation MISIIEVEATSQGDGVIPFTGPLFRAAVLRSISSQDPLLAKALELSSKKIFVEALRKERKQMPCGSLEEPVYIGSEYRGSIIIFNDNVVSDAIKSWIYKKPTITIKDIPFKVTSYSHQEINILDFIQENPCKNFRLRFLTPTCFKRATSQYCYLYPNPRLIVSSLASAWNALSPKKGPETRLVATWADLSVVETGYELCTTKPVEMSGGRTFVGFMGWVNYKVIDHPEWHRSSHEEMATWLATYLMFGELIGVGYMRNMGFGRIKFEVKRK, from the coding sequence ATGATCTCGATAATAGAGGTCGAAGCGACCAGTCAGGGGGATGGTGTGATACCCTTCACGGGACCTCTCTTCAGGGCTGCTGTATTGAGATCGATATCCTCTCAGGATCCCCTGCTCGCGAAAGCCTTGGAACTCTCCTCTAAAAAGATATTCGTTGAGGCCCTCAGGAAAGAGAGGAAGCAGATGCCTTGCGGCTCCTTAGAGGAGCCTGTTTACATAGGATCTGAGTACAGAGGTTCTATAATAATATTTAATGATAATGTGGTAAGTGATGCAATAAAATCTTGGATATACAAAAAGCCGACTATAACGATAAAAGATATCCCATTTAAAGTGACATCTTACTCGCATCAAGAGATAAATATACTGGACTTCATTCAGGAAAATCCGTGCAAGAATTTCAGGCTCCGCTTCCTCACACCGACGTGCTTCAAGAGGGCGACTTCTCAGTACTGCTACCTCTATCCAAATCCGAGGCTTATAGTCTCCTCTCTAGCTTCAGCTTGGAATGCTCTCTCACCTAAGAAAGGCCCGGAAACTAGGTTAGTCGCTACATGGGCCGATCTCAGTGTTGTAGAGACGGGATACGAATTATGCACAACTAAACCAGTTGAGATGAGCGGAGGGAGGACATTCGTCGGTTTCATGGGATGGGTGAATTACAAGGTGATAGATCATCCCGAATGGCATAGATCCTCGCATGAGGAGATGGCTACGTGGCTAGCTACTTACCTCATGTTCGGGGAACTGATAGGAGTAGGATATATGAGGAACATGGGGTTCGGGAGGATAAAGTTTGAGGTCAAGAGGAAATGA
- a CDS encoding AAA family ATPase, producing the protein MSWRCPGKPIVLIVGLPGSGKDEASKTLQEALGYKVIRMSDLLMEEVEKRGLRRTRESLRSVGIELRRERGASAIAKLAIEIIKRSPPPRCYVINGIRNIEEIDEFKKEFGEDVVTIAILSSRWLRFIRTSLRKREGFDRGSYEEFLREDREEIETFHLGDALAYADHFLLNDGCLEEFKWKLLSLVTG; encoded by the coding sequence ATGAGTTGGAGATGCCCGGGTAAGCCTATAGTACTGATAGTGGGGCTGCCCGGCAGCGGCAAGGATGAAGCTTCGAAAACGCTCCAGGAGGCTCTAGGGTATAAAGTCATAAGGATGAGCGATTTATTGATGGAGGAAGTTGAGAAGAGGGGATTGAGGAGGACTAGGGAGAGCTTAAGATCTGTCGGTATCGAGCTCAGGAGGGAGAGGGGGGCTAGCGCTATCGCTAAGCTAGCTATAGAGATCATCAAGAGATCCCCTCCCCCCCGATGCTACGTCATAAATGGTATAAGAAATATTGAGGAAATTGATGAATTTAAAAAAGAGTTTGGGGAAGATGTAGTAACCATAGCGATATTATCCTCCAGGTGGTTGAGGTTCATCAGGACGTCCCTAAGGAAGAGGGAGGGTTTCGATAGGGGGAGCTACGAGGAATTCCTGAGGGAGGATAGAGAGGAGATAGAGACCTTCCATCTCGGGGATGCCCTAGCTTATGCTGATCACTTCCTCCTCAATGATGGGTGCCTCGAGGAATTCAAATGGAAGCTCCTTTCCCTAGTCACCGGCTGA
- a CDS encoding radical SAM protein — translation MWFLRPDCITAFEEREIRESIPRYIDVVEGRKLPLFKLSKIIRLESTDDLWKAHEEGLRILREILEGDETPKRSDDGISLLDVKVYLSLELAGKCRFCEWKCGVNRIEGGSGVCRVRETRVSSSFIHMGEEPPVSPSGTIFFSGCNFRCIYCQNWDISQFPESGRVVSPEKLAALMDDLRRRGVRNINLVGGEPTPNIHTILLSLRYASEDFPVIWNSNMYMSEESMKLLLGIVDLWLPDFKYWRDECARTLSGIPRYSEVVKRNLSMAYEFPPGEMIVRHLVLPNHIECCTKPILIWISKNIPRALVNIMDQYRPEYKAHQVPQMNRRVSSDEMREAFELADSLKLRWRSVSR, via the coding sequence ATGTGGTTCTTGAGGCCGGATTGCATCACGGCGTTCGAGGAGAGGGAGATAAGGGAGTCCATACCTCGCTACATAGACGTAGTTGAGGGGAGGAAGCTACCTCTCTTCAAGCTCTCGAAGATCATCAGGCTCGAGTCAACGGATGACCTCTGGAAAGCTCATGAGGAAGGTCTGAGGATCCTCAGGGAAATCTTAGAGGGGGATGAGACCCCTAAGAGGAGCGATGACGGGATATCCCTCTTAGATGTCAAAGTATACCTATCCCTAGAGCTCGCGGGGAAATGTAGGTTCTGCGAGTGGAAGTGCGGCGTCAATAGGATCGAGGGAGGATCGGGCGTATGCAGGGTGAGGGAGACGAGAGTCTCGAGTAGTTTCATCCACATGGGGGAAGAACCTCCAGTCAGCCCATCGGGTACAATATTCTTCTCTGGCTGCAATTTCAGGTGCATATACTGTCAGAACTGGGATATATCTCAATTCCCTGAATCCGGGAGGGTAGTATCTCCCGAGAAATTAGCTGCTCTGATGGACGATCTCAGGAGGAGGGGTGTCAGGAACATAAACTTAGTAGGTGGGGAGCCGACCCCGAATATACATACGATATTGCTCTCCCTAAGGTACGCTTCCGAGGACTTCCCCGTGATATGGAACTCGAATATGTACATGAGTGAGGAGAGCATGAAGCTCCTACTCGGTATCGTAGATCTCTGGCTCCCTGACTTCAAGTATTGGAGGGATGAATGCGCCAGGACCTTGAGCGGGATTCCCAGATATTCTGAAGTCGTTAAGAGGAACTTATCTATGGCCTACGAATTCCCGCCAGGTGAGATGATAGTGAGGCACCTAGTACTGCCCAATCACATAGAATGCTGCACTAAGCCCATACTGATCTGGATATCTAAGAACATACCGAGAGCCCTCGTGAACATAATGGACCAGTACAGGCCGGAGTACAAGGCTCACCAAGTACCCCAGATGAATAGGAGGGTCAGTTCGGATGAGATGAGGGAGGCATTCGAACTCGCTGATAGCCTCAAGTTGAGATGGAGATCGGTCAGCCGGTGA
- a CDS encoding TIM barrel protein, whose translation MLIDRVRFGPAGYPIDAPRERAFSYLREIGLDAMEYQAVRAIPKNEDLLSWVRNEASENDIMLTLHAPYAINLCSKEKGAASVKRLVDSGIAASKIGANHVTFHPGYYGKMSEEDALKTAIESLKRVREELISLGINLELGPETTGKPSQLGSLDEVLRMAEEVDGVRPTIDFAHIHAREGGSIRSREDYERILKIIERELGDLNGLVIHFTEVELTKSGVGERMHHDLGSGYGPPFEPLAEIIAEYGLRWLIISESPVLERDSIKMKALYVDALTKVKNL comes from the coding sequence GTGCTGATAGACAGAGTCAGGTTCGGACCCGCCGGATATCCGATCGATGCCCCCAGGGAGAGAGCCTTCTCTTACCTGAGGGAAATAGGTCTCGATGCTATGGAGTATCAAGCTGTGAGAGCTATACCTAAGAACGAAGATCTACTCTCTTGGGTGAGGAATGAAGCCTCTGAAAACGATATAATGCTAACCCTACATGCCCCATACGCGATAAACCTCTGCTCTAAGGAGAAAGGTGCGGCTAGCGTTAAGAGGCTAGTGGACTCGGGGATAGCCGCGAGTAAGATTGGCGCTAATCACGTCACGTTTCATCCAGGGTATTATGGGAAGATGAGTGAGGAGGATGCCCTTAAAACAGCTATAGAATCTTTGAAGAGAGTAAGGGAAGAACTGATATCTCTAGGAATAAATCTGGAGCTAGGACCTGAGACAACGGGTAAGCCATCCCAGTTGGGATCCCTCGATGAGGTCCTGAGGATGGCGGAGGAGGTGGATGGAGTTAGGCCCACGATAGATTTCGCGCACATCCACGCGAGAGAGGGAGGGAGCATAAGGAGTAGGGAGGATTATGAGAGGATCCTGAAGATCATTGAGAGAGAGCTGGGGGATCTGAACGGTCTCGTAATTCACTTCACTGAGGTCGAGCTCACTAAATCTGGAGTAGGGGAGAGGATGCATCACGATCTAGGGTCAGGCTATGGACCTCCATTCGAACCTTTAGCCGAAATTATAGCGGAATATGGCTTGAGATGGCTCATAATATCCGAGTCTCCTGTGCTCGAGAGGGACTCTATTAAGATGAAGGCCCTCTACGTGGACGCTCTCACTAAGGTGAAAAATTTATAA
- a CDS encoding CoA-binding protein gives MKNTKESLESLFNPKSIAVVGVSKTPGKLGHEVMNNLLRYGFRGPIYPISHRYSEVQDIRCYRSVLDVTDEVDLAVISAPENYVPKVLEELGAKGVRSTIILSGRRMSPLTEVISGVSRKYGMRVLGPSSLGVYYPKHKLNASPISLNGEGGGIALISESKTLGMSMIDFAISEGLEFSAIVGTGGKADIEEQDLLNYLSEDDDIKSILIHMETLRDQKKFIESVRNALKRKPIIIIAGSTEIRKRLEPLRREVPITNDFMTAFDIAAVFLGKKIMGKRVLVVSNSSGAGNLFIESLEDTSLEVPPLSDAFIDDTRIFMPEGSSHKNPLDLTPEASPEIFRGILESSMNSSEIDLIILIYCGSNPLNLEKLQMMLLEMRDLIDKPVIPVFIGGYLSKEVARKLRKDRIPSYVNIANVGKALDFAIKYFESH, from the coding sequence TTGAAAAATACTAAAGAAAGCTTGGAAAGTCTCTTCAATCCTAAATCTATAGCTGTAGTCGGGGTCTCAAAGACGCCTGGAAAACTCGGTCATGAAGTAATGAACAACCTCTTGAGATACGGTTTCAGGGGGCCTATATATCCGATAAGCCATAGGTACTCGGAGGTCCAAGATATAAGATGCTATAGGTCAGTGCTAGATGTGACTGATGAGGTAGATCTCGCCGTAATATCAGCTCCTGAGAACTATGTCCCAAAGGTTTTGGAGGAGTTAGGAGCTAAGGGTGTGAGAAGTACTATAATACTCTCTGGGAGGAGGATGAGTCCCCTAACTGAAGTAATCTCGGGGGTATCGAGGAAGTACGGTATGAGGGTACTAGGTCCCTCATCACTCGGTGTTTACTACCCGAAGCACAAGTTGAACGCTTCTCCAATATCTCTGAACGGAGAGGGGGGAGGGATAGCTCTCATCTCAGAATCTAAGACATTAGGGATGTCCATGATAGATTTCGCTATATCTGAAGGGCTTGAGTTCTCCGCTATAGTGGGTACCGGGGGGAAAGCGGATATAGAGGAGCAAGATCTCCTCAACTACCTCTCTGAAGATGATGATATTAAGTCTATATTGATCCACATGGAGACCCTGAGGGATCAGAAGAAGTTCATAGAGTCGGTCAGGAATGCTCTCAAGAGGAAGCCCATAATAATAATAGCAGGCTCTACAGAAATTAGAAAGAGGCTCGAGCCACTCAGGAGAGAAGTCCCTATCACAAATGATTTCATGACTGCTTTCGATATAGCTGCAGTTTTCCTAGGGAAGAAAATCATGGGGAAGAGGGTCCTTGTAGTAAGTAACAGTAGCGGAGCTGGGAATTTGTTCATTGAGTCCCTTGAAGATACCTCCCTGGAAGTCCCCCCTTTGAGCGATGCGTTCATCGATGATACGAGGATATTCATGCCAGAGGGATCTTCGCATAAGAACCCGCTCGACCTGACTCCCGAAGCTAGTCCCGAGATATTCAGGGGGATCCTAGAGAGCAGCATGAACTCCAGTGAGATAGATCTCATAATCTTAATTTATTGTGGGTCGAATCCCTTGAATTTAGAGAAACTCCAGATGATGCTCCTTGAGATGAGGGATCTCATAGATAAACCTGTGATCCCAGTCTTTATAGGTGGGTATCTCAGTAAGGAGGTCGCAAGGAAGCTCAGAAAAGACAGGATTCCGTCTTACGTTAATATCGCGAACGTAGGTAAAGCTCTGGATTTCGCAATCAAGTACTTCGAGTCCCACTGA
- the iorA gene encoding indolepyruvate ferredoxin oxidoreductase subunit alpha, protein MGDLLAPPGTLETLLGNEAIARGALEGGLNVAAAYPGTPSTEIGEALSLAAKKLGIYFEWSSNEKVAAEVAIGAAWSGLRSMTMMKHVGFNVAADAIFTLTYAGLTGAMVIVSADDPHCHSSQNEQDNRHYSEAAYLPMLEPSNVQEAKDFTKEAMELSYRYKIPFMLRTTTRINHQRGPVRLGEITAKGAIGKFEPPEPDRYLQVGAIARRHHLELVRKIKEIQEISGNYARVEGPHDSEIGIITSGVSYAHVRDALRLTGLEAKVLKIGMTFPLPERMIGEFLRSINTAFIVEELDPFLELRIKALAKDYAPDLEILGKLTGHMPQVHEYTVRTVLEGFSKAFGVKLPIDFSEIDRKSSKLLEMVPPRQPILCPACPHRSAGYALRRAAGRAVFMGDIGCYALLFQPPFRVEHVTHAMGSSIGIANGVSLATQQDVVALIGDSTFFHAGIPALINAVHNKRKFTVIIMDNRTTAMTGHQPHPGVPYDAIGREAPSINIEDLVRAIGVSYVKVVDPFDHKVTEEAIREALKTDGVSVVITRRECALLTVRKIRAEGKRIIPYRVNEDKCTYCRVCINTFACPAFVDTGSLVKIDPTICFGCGACVQVCPYDAIEPQEGSVNWKDDKIGV, encoded by the coding sequence ATGGGGGACCTATTAGCTCCACCTGGTACTTTAGAGACCCTATTGGGGAATGAGGCTATCGCTAGAGGGGCTCTAGAGGGCGGCCTCAATGTGGCAGCAGCTTATCCCGGGACCCCTAGCACTGAGATAGGCGAGGCCTTGTCCCTAGCTGCGAAGAAACTGGGTATATACTTCGAGTGGTCATCTAATGAGAAGGTAGCTGCTGAAGTAGCTATAGGAGCAGCTTGGTCGGGACTAAGGTCTATGACTATGATGAAGCACGTCGGCTTCAACGTAGCTGCTGACGCTATCTTCACTCTCACATACGCAGGGCTCACTGGTGCGATGGTGATAGTATCAGCAGACGATCCCCATTGCCATAGCAGCCAGAACGAGCAGGATAATAGACATTATAGCGAAGCAGCATACCTACCCATGCTAGAACCATCTAACGTTCAGGAAGCCAAGGATTTCACGAAGGAGGCGATGGAGCTATCTTACAGATATAAGATACCATTCATGCTCAGGACGACAACGAGGATAAATCACCAGAGGGGTCCCGTAAGGCTAGGCGAGATAACAGCTAAGGGTGCTATAGGTAAGTTCGAGCCACCAGAACCCGATAGGTATCTGCAGGTAGGTGCGATAGCTAGGAGGCACCATCTAGAACTTGTCAGAAAGATAAAGGAAATTCAAGAAATTTCAGGGAATTATGCGAGAGTAGAAGGGCCTCATGATTCTGAGATAGGGATAATAACATCTGGAGTATCTTATGCTCATGTCAGGGACGCCTTGAGGTTGACAGGCCTCGAGGCAAAGGTACTGAAGATAGGTATGACCTTCCCCTTGCCTGAACGCATGATAGGGGAATTCTTGAGATCTATAAACACAGCTTTCATAGTTGAGGAGCTAGATCCCTTCCTTGAGCTCAGAATAAAGGCTTTAGCCAAGGATTATGCCCCAGACCTCGAGATACTGGGTAAGCTCACGGGACACATGCCTCAAGTCCACGAGTACACTGTAAGGACTGTCCTTGAAGGATTTTCAAAAGCATTCGGAGTTAAATTACCAATAGATTTCAGTGAAATCGATAGAAAGAGTTCTAAATTGCTCGAAATGGTTCCTCCTAGGCAACCGATCCTCTGTCCAGCTTGCCCCCATAGATCAGCAGGTTATGCTTTGAGGAGAGCGGCTGGAAGGGCTGTTTTCATGGGAGATATAGGTTGCTATGCTCTCCTCTTCCAGCCCCCGTTCAGAGTGGAACACGTGACTCATGCGATGGGCTCATCCATAGGGATAGCTAATGGTGTGAGTTTAGCGACTCAGCAAGACGTCGTCGCGCTCATAGGGGACTCTACATTCTTCCACGCAGGGATACCAGCTTTGATAAACGCTGTGCATAATAAGAGGAAGTTCACAGTTATTATAATGGACAACAGGACGACAGCGATGACCGGACATCAACCGCATCCTGGCGTGCCTTACGACGCCATTGGACGCGAGGCCCCCTCGATAAATATAGAGGATTTAGTGAGAGCGATAGGAGTTAGTTACGTCAAGGTAGTCGATCCATTCGATCACAAGGTTACTGAAGAAGCGATAAGGGAGGCTCTGAAGACAGATGGTGTTTCAGTCGTGATAACGAGGAGGGAATGCGCTCTCTTAACGGTCAGGAAGATCAGAGCTGAGGGGAAGAGGATAATACCTTATAGAGTTAACGAGGATAAGTGCACTTACTGTAGGGTGTGCATAAACACATTCGCATGCCCGGCTTTCGTCGATACAGGTTCCTTAGTCAAGATAGATCCAACTATATGTTTCGGATGTGGTGCTTGCGTTCAGGTCTGCCCATATGATGCGATAGAACCTCAAGAGGGATCGGTAAATTGGAAGGATGATAAAATAGGGGTGTGA
- a CDS encoding indolepyruvate oxidoreductase subunit beta: protein MIEEFNVIVAGVGGQGILFTTNVLARAALKMGMNFVQSEIHGLSQRYGSIRTELRIGSEVHSPLILEGTLDLLIGMEPLETLRQAPYVSERTTVVMNDHIIVPMAAYLSRFRVPSLEEIIEAIKSLKPKKLFTVDAYGLAEKAGDYIAANVVILGAAQASGAIPFPEDVIKEAISELSPARYRDLNLRAFDLGREASLPR, encoded by the coding sequence ATGATAGAGGAATTCAACGTGATAGTAGCTGGTGTTGGAGGCCAGGGGATCCTGTTCACGACGAATGTACTCGCTAGAGCAGCTCTGAAGATGGGGATGAATTTCGTTCAGAGCGAGATACACGGCCTCTCCCAGAGGTATGGATCTATTAGGACTGAGCTCAGGATAGGGAGCGAGGTCCACAGTCCTCTGATCCTCGAGGGGACTCTCGATTTGCTCATAGGAATGGAACCCTTAGAAACGCTGAGGCAAGCTCCATACGTATCTGAGAGGACCACTGTCGTCATGAACGATCACATAATAGTTCCCATGGCTGCTTACTTGAGCAGATTCAGGGTGCCGAGCTTGGAGGAGATTATAGAGGCTATTAAGAGCTTGAAACCGAAGAAGTTGTTCACTGTAGATGCTTATGGTTTAGCTGAGAAGGCGGGCGATTATATAGCTGCTAATGTCGTCATCTTAGGCGCAGCTCAGGCGAGCGGAGCTATACCTTTCCCAGAGGATGTGATCAAGGAAGCTATATCTGAGCTATCGCCAGCTAGATATCGGGATCTAAATCTTAGGGCCTTCGATCTCGGGAGGGAGGCCTCCCTTCCGAGGTGA
- a CDS encoding ribosome biogenesis/translation initiation ATPase RLI, with product MPGKRIAVIDRDRCNPKKCGLECVKYCPEVRMGVEDTIKLVDSTLIIDEKLCTGCGICVKKCPFNAISVVNLPAPIEGEEVHRYGVNGFTLFRLPIVRPSKVLGLIGPNGVGKTTAISILSGRVKPNLGIVDRDVSWDEILERFRGSELHSYLKKLINNEIRVILKPERIDKIPEVVRGRVSEVLRRVDERGSYDEVNSILELENIRDRDLRELSGGELQKVAIAAAYLREGDLYIFDEPTNYLDVFQRMKAAKLLRELQNENKSLIVVEHDLAVLDYLSDYVHILYGEPGVYGVVSHPHPTREGINIFLDGYLPDDNVRFREEAISFLQRSVPSEPSSEVLISYSDMVKRLNGFSLRVSGAQIYVGEVVVAVGPNGIGKTTFIRLLAGELQPDEGSLNANLKISYKPQYVKPSYDGTVESLLRKVAGQNYSSPYFRVEVMRRLGIERLLDKYLDELSGGELQKVAIAACLGREADIYLIDEPSAFLDVEARFSVAKAIRRRIKGEKKAVIVVEHDILSIETYSDRIMIFRGIPGKEGYASAPKDPREGLNEFLMDVDITFRRDPDTGRPRVNKPGSKLDLMARATGRYYP from the coding sequence TTGCCGGGTAAGAGAATAGCTGTGATCGATAGGGATAGGTGCAACCCTAAGAAGTGCGGTCTAGAGTGCGTGAAGTACTGCCCGGAGGTGAGGATGGGAGTAGAAGATACGATAAAGTTAGTCGATTCCACTCTGATAATAGATGAGAAATTGTGTACAGGATGCGGAATTTGTGTAAAGAAATGCCCATTTAATGCCATATCTGTAGTTAACCTACCAGCACCTATCGAGGGCGAGGAAGTCCATAGATATGGAGTGAACGGGTTCACCCTCTTCAGGCTGCCGATAGTTAGGCCCTCTAAGGTCCTGGGCCTCATAGGTCCTAACGGCGTCGGGAAGACTACAGCTATTTCAATACTCTCGGGGAGAGTGAAGCCGAACCTAGGGATCGTCGATAGAGATGTCTCATGGGATGAGATTTTGGAGAGATTCAGGGGATCTGAGCTCCACTCCTACTTGAAGAAGCTTATCAACAATGAGATAAGGGTCATTTTGAAGCCCGAGAGGATAGATAAAATACCTGAAGTAGTGAGAGGCAGAGTATCCGAGGTCTTGAGGAGAGTGGATGAGAGGGGCTCTTACGATGAGGTCAATTCCATTCTCGAGCTTGAGAATATAAGGGATAGGGATCTCAGGGAGTTGAGCGGTGGTGAGTTACAGAAAGTAGCTATAGCTGCGGCTTACTTGAGGGAGGGTGATCTCTACATATTCGATGAACCTACGAACTATCTAGATGTCTTCCAGAGGATGAAAGCCGCTAAGCTCCTGAGGGAGCTCCAGAATGAGAATAAGTCCTTGATAGTAGTTGAGCACGATCTAGCGGTTTTAGATTACCTAAGCGATTACGTCCACATACTTTACGGTGAGCCCGGCGTATATGGTGTCGTGAGCCATCCTCATCCCACTAGGGAGGGCATAAACATATTCTTAGATGGCTATCTACCTGACGATAACGTCAGGTTCAGGGAAGAGGCTATATCCTTCCTGCAGAGGTCTGTCCCTTCCGAGCCCTCATCGGAGGTCCTGATCTCCTACTCAGACATGGTGAAACGCTTAAACGGATTCTCCCTCCGCGTGAGCGGTGCCCAGATATATGTGGGTGAGGTAGTTGTTGCTGTTGGGCCGAATGGGATCGGGAAGACTACTTTCATAAGGCTCTTAGCTGGGGAGCTCCAACCTGATGAGGGGAGCTTGAACGCGAACCTAAAGATATCTTATAAGCCTCAGTACGTCAAGCCAAGTTACGATGGGACTGTCGAATCCCTCTTGAGGAAAGTGGCTGGGCAGAACTACTCCAGTCCTTACTTCAGGGTAGAAGTCATGAGGAGGCTCGGCATAGAGCGGCTCTTAGATAAGTACTTGGATGAGTTGAGCGGTGGTGAGTTACAGAAAGTAGCTATAGCAGCTTGCCTAGGTAGGGAGGCCGATATATACTTAATAGATGAGCCTAGCGCATTCCTAGATGTTGAAGCTAGGTTCTCAGTAGCTAAAGCTATAAGGAGGAGGATAAAGGGAGAGAAGAAGGCAGTCATCGTCGTTGAGCACGATATACTCTCCATAGAGACTTACTCCGATAGGATAATGATATTCAGAGGGATACCCGGGAAGGAGGGTTATGCATCGGCGCCTAAGGACCCTAGGGAGGGGTTAAATGAGTTCCTGATGGACGTCGATATCACCTTCAGGAGGGATCCCGATACCGGTAGGCCCAGGGTGAACAAACCGGGGTCGAAGTTAGATCTGATGGCTAGAGCAACCGGGAGGTACTATCCTTGA
- a CDS encoding iron-containing alcohol dehydrogenase — MSSTIQSGCSELENKKGLERIESPRYIFFGPNAISKVEEVLRSLNIRSPILLISGPSVTKAIAEDLASSLEPDYRILHVTTTGGLEDLMDTISKARKSGVDLLIGVGGGKPLDITKVVASELGVRYIVVPTAASHDGIASPSVSFTLSREIEVRLGRAIRVEAPTAILADTTIINRASPITFKSGFGDLVAKITAVRDWELAYKLRDEPYSEYAASMSLLSAKIAMDHAHEIRTRLEESTRILVKALIGSGVAMSIAGSSRPASGSEHMFSHALDILSSEAGAKPAPHGIQVAIGTIMMAYLQGQDWKMIKDKLIEAGVPTTAEEAGISPDMVVKALTIAHKVRERYTILGSSGLTLSAAEKLARVTGVIR, encoded by the coding sequence TTGAGTTCAACTATTCAATCTGGGTGCTCGGAGCTGGAGAATAAGAAGGGATTGGAGAGGATAGAGAGTCCCAGGTACATATTCTTCGGTCCCAATGCCATCTCTAAAGTCGAGGAAGTCTTGAGGAGCCTGAATATAAGGTCCCCGATCCTCTTGATAAGCGGGCCGAGCGTGACTAAAGCGATTGCGGAGGACTTGGCCTCCTCACTAGAGCCCGATTATAGGATCCTACACGTGACGACGACGGGCGGGCTCGAGGACCTAATGGACACAATCAGTAAAGCGAGGAAATCTGGAGTAGACCTCCTCATAGGAGTTGGAGGAGGGAAACCGCTCGACATTACGAAAGTAGTGGCCTCAGAACTAGGTGTCAGGTACATAGTAGTCCCCACGGCAGCGAGTCACGATGGTATAGCCTCACCTTCAGTTAGTTTCACTCTCTCTAGGGAGATAGAAGTGAGGTTGGGGAGGGCGATAAGAGTGGAGGCACCCACAGCTATTCTGGCCGATACGACGATAATAAATAGGGCATCCCCGATCACATTCAAGTCCGGATTCGGAGACCTAGTCGCTAAGATAACAGCTGTGAGGGATTGGGAGCTAGCATATAAGCTCAGAGATGAACCTTATAGTGAATACGCTGCATCTATGTCTTTATTGAGCGCTAAAATCGCGATGGATCATGCCCATGAGATAAGGACGCGTCTGGAGGAATCTACCAGGATACTGGTCAAAGCCCTCATAGGTAGCGGTGTAGCTATGAGTATAGCAGGCAGTTCGAGACCAGCTAGCGGGAGTGAGCATATGTTCAGTCACGCTCTCGATATACTCTCATCGGAAGCCGGTGCTAAGCCAGCGCCTCACGGCATCCAAGTAGCTATAGGCACTATAATGATGGCTTATTTACAGGGCCAAGATTGGAAGATGATAAAGGATAAACTGATAGAAGCTGGAGTCCCTACTACTGCTGAGGAAGCTGGTATAAGCCCTGATATGGTAGTGAAAGCCCTGACTATAGCACACAAGGTGAGGGAGAGGTACACAATACTGGGGAGTTCGGGCCTGACTTTGAGCGCGGCTGAGAAATTAGCGCGGGTCACAGGAGTAATAAGATGA